A segment of the Streptomyces sp. XD-27 genome:
CGCCCTCGCAGAAGTCCTTCTGCACATCGACGACGATCAGAGCACGGCGCACAGCTCAATCCTTTCCTTGCAGGAACCCATGCCCGTATGCCTGCCCATCCGCTATGAACGGGCACACCACGGGCCCGTCATTCACCTGACCAGCCCCGGCCCGCACGCGCTCGGTCCTCGCTGTCGCACGAGTTCGACCAGCTCGTCGCCCTTCGGACGATCTGACGGAGCGACTGGTCGGGGCGCGGGGATCAAGGTGATTCGACCGAAAGACAACGCTGCCAAGTGCGGCTGCGCGGCGGCCAGCCGCCAGAGCCAGCAGCAACAAGGAGCCGAGTGGACGGCGCAGCCGCGGAAGGCGCTGGTCAGCCAGGCAGAGCGACACGCGCTGACCAGCACAGCGGGAAGTGATCTTGAGGCGCCCGGGAACGATCAACCGTGCAGCGCCGTATGACGCCAGCTCAACGCATTCCGTCGGTTGGCCCCGGTCAGCGCCAGGACGATCACGGCGACCGTGGACAGCTGTCCCGTCGCATCGAAGGTTGAGCAGTCTCACTGAACGTTGAGCGCCGGTGAGGCTCGTCCACGGCACCCAAAGTTATGGTGTGCATACGGAATGTGATACTGCGTGGGCGACCAGGAAGGACGAGGCAATGGCTGATGCGGCGTCGACGGGAAATGTCTACTTCGTTAGAGCTAGCGAGGAGGTCAAGACACTGTCGTACACGCCCAGCAACGAGAACATGCTTGAGCTCTATGGCCTGTTCAAGCAGGGCATTCTCGGCGACAACGAGACGGACGCGCCGGGAGTGTTCAGCCTCACCGCCAAAGCGAAGTGGAACGCGTGGAAGGAGAAGGCGGGCATGTCACAGGTGGAAGCACAGGCGCAGTACATCGCACTCGTCGAGAAGCTCAAGGCTGCCCAATAGCGTTGCCTAGCGCTCAACGTTCAGTGAGACTGCTCAACCTTCGATGCGACGGGACAGCACCGCCTCGAACCCCCGGATTGCACGGGTTCATTGGACACGACGCCTCCGTGTCGTCAAACGATCGTTTGCCGACAGGCCGGGCCGGCTTGATCCGGCCGCCCGGGTCCACTGTGCTTGACAGCGGACTGTCCGGGCGGGTCGGGCGGTGGGAGGCTGCGGATCGTGTGTGACGAAACGCGGTCGACGGTCGGCCGGGCATCACGGCTCTGCCTGCGCTCGCACCGCAGCTGGCTCCCGTTAGCGGTCATCACCCGGGATCGCGGACACAGCTGCGCGGGATCGACGCCTGGCGGAAGCCACGTTCCTGCAGGTCAGTCAATTCCGTCGGTTGCCCTAGGGGATGACGAGTAGCTTGCCGGTGGTACGCCGAGCCTCCAGATCGCGGTGAGCTTGGGCGACCTCGGCGAGCGGGTAGCGGGCCGTCACGGTGGTCTCAAGCGCCTTGGTGCGCACCAATTCAAGCACGTCGGCGGCGCGCCGGAGCAGCTCGGACCGATCGGCGATGAAGTGCCCGAGGCTTGGCCGGATCAGGGTCAGCGAACCGCCCTGGGCGAGCCGGATGGGGTCGAAGGGCGGCACTGCACCACTCGCGGCGCCGAAGAGCACCAGGTGGCCGCGGGTTCGCAGGCTGGCGAGGCTCGCATCGAAGGTGTCCCTGCCGACGCCGTCGAAGACGACAGGCAGGCCCTGGCCGCCATGGAGCCGCTTCACCTCGGCCGCGAGATCGTCCACTGCAGAGTAGAGGATCACCTCGGCGGCCCCGGCGCGCCGCGCCAGCTGGGCCTTCTCCGGTGTCGAGGTTGTGCCGATCACTCTGCCGCCGAGATGGGTGATGAGCTGGGTCAGCACAAGCCCCATGCCGCCGGCAGCAGCGTGCACGAGCACCGTGTCGCCTGGCTGGACCGGGTAGGCGTCCTTGACGAGGTAGTGCGCCGTCATGCCCTGCAGCAGCACGGCGGCGGCGGCCTCGAAGTCGACGCCGTCGGGCAGGGGCACGAGCCGGGAGGAGTCCACGACGGCCTGCTCTGCATAGGTGCCGGGAATCTCCACCCAGCCGACCCGGTCTCCCACAGCGACGTGGGTGACGCCGGGTCCAACCTCGAGGACCGTGCCCGCGCCCTCAGTGCCCGGGGTGAAGGGCAGCGGGAGGGTGTACCGGCCCTGGCGGTGGTATACGTCGAGGAAGTTGACGCCGGACGCGGCGACCTCCACGACCGCCTGGCCCGGGCCCGGCATCGGTTGATCAATGTCGACCAGTCGCAGCACCTCGGGACCGCCCACTTCGGAAACCTGAATCGCTCGCATGACCCCTCCTGAAACGGCTAACTTCCCTCACCAACTCCGGTCGTGGCGATCCGATTCCCGCTCGCGGTGAGGTGTCGAAGCCGTCTCGTGCCCACGTGGGAGAAGGGTGCCACCGACGGAATGGGCCTGCCCAGGTGACGAAACGCGGTCGACGGTCGGCCGGGCATCACGGCTCTGCCTGCGCTCGCACCGCAGCTGGCTCCCGTTAGCGGTCATCACCCGGGATCGCGGACACAGCTGCGCGGGATCGACGCCTGGCGGAAGCCACGTTCCTGCAGGTCAGTCAATTCCGTCGGTGGCCCTTGTTCATGCACATTGATCCGTGCAGCTCTACGCGTCCTGCTGTCCCGTCGCATCGAAGGTTGAGCAGTCTCACTGAACGTTGAGCGCTAGGCAACGCTATTGGGCAGCCTTGAGCTTCTCGACGAGTGCGATGTACTGCGCCTGTGCTTCCACCTGTGACATGCCCGCCTTCTCCTTCCACGCGTTCCACTTCGCTTTGGCGGTGAGGCTGAACACTCCCGGCGCGTCCGTCTCGTTGTCGCCGAGAATGCCCTGCTTGAACAGGCCATAGAGCTCAAGCATGTTCTCGTTGCTGGGCGTGTACGACAGTGTCTTGACCTCCTCGCTAGCTCTAACGAAGTAGACATTTCCCGTCGACGCCGCATCAGCCATTGCCTCGTCCTTCCTGGTCGCCCACGCAGTATCACATTCCGTATGCACACCATAACTTTGGGTGCCGTGGACGAGCCTCACCGGCGCTCAACGTTCAGTGAGACTGCTCAACCTTCGATGCGACGGGACAACAGCAGGCCGGCCATGGTCGTCACCAACACGAGCAGGCGAACGCTGTTTCGCGGCTCAACCTGCATGTTGTCCCTCCCCGCGCCGCTGGCCTCGCCATACTTCGATGGACACCTCACGAAGGGAAGGGAACCCCTGTGGACTTTCCAGAGATCGATGTCCCAGGCAGCGGCGCGCTCTTCGCCCGCCTGAGCAC
Coding sequences within it:
- a CDS encoding acyl-CoA-binding protein — translated: MADAASTGNVYFVRASEEVKTLSYTPSNENMLELYGLFKQGILGDNETDAPGVFSLTAKAKWNAWKEKAGMSQVEAQAQYIALVEKLKAAQ
- a CDS encoding quinone oxidoreductase encodes the protein MRAIQVSEVGGPEVLRLVDIDQPMPGPGQAVVEVAASGVNFLDVYHRQGRYTLPLPFTPGTEGAGTVLEVGPGVTHVAVGDRVGWVEIPGTYAEQAVVDSSRLVPLPDGVDFEAAAAVLLQGMTAHYLVKDAYPVQPGDTVLVHAAAGGMGLVLTQLITHLGGRVIGTTSTPEKAQLARRAGAAEVILYSAVDDLAAEVKRLHGGQGLPVVFDGVGRDTFDASLASLRTRGHLVLFGAASGAVPPFDPIRLAQGGSLTLIRPSLGHFIADRSELLRRAADVLELVRTKALETTVTARYPLAEVAQAHRDLEARRTTGKLLVIP